In one Deltaproteobacteria bacterium genomic region, the following are encoded:
- a CDS encoding type IV pilus twitching motility protein PilT, protein MNYSLPQLLKALVDQGGSDLHITSESPPRMRIHGNLLPVELPPLDGNGTKSLCYSVLTEEQRREFEEGKELDFAFSITNVARFRANIFMQRNMVSGAFRVIPQRITTMDQLGLAPVLKDLCTLPRGLVLVTGPTGSGKSTTLASMINHINDTRQGHILTIEDPVEFIHQHKKCTVNQREIGTDTKSFARALKSALREDPDVILVGELRDLETISLALTAAETGHLVMATLHTNTAISSLNRLIDVFPPHQQVQVRAQISLSLAGVMCQSLIPSTAGGRVMAMEILIPNKAIRNLIREDKLHQIYSSMQSGQEDSGMQTMNRALMSLIERRLITLDQALETSPEPEELEEMITKRDQRGLAVHSKSKLIPKKGA, encoded by the coding sequence ATGAACTACTCACTCCCACAGCTTTTGAAGGCACTTGTGGATCAGGGCGGCAGTGATCTCCACATCACCAGCGAATCTCCACCACGCATGCGCATTCATGGAAATCTACTGCCCGTAGAGTTGCCTCCACTTGACGGCAACGGTACCAAATCTCTCTGCTACAGCGTTCTAACAGAAGAGCAGCGCCGAGAATTTGAAGAAGGAAAAGAATTAGACTTTGCTTTTTCTATAACGAATGTAGCGCGATTTCGCGCAAATATTTTCATGCAACGAAACATGGTGAGCGGAGCATTCAGGGTGATTCCTCAAAGAATCACAACGATGGACCAATTGGGATTAGCTCCAGTGCTTAAAGACCTCTGCACTTTACCTCGTGGACTAGTGCTCGTTACCGGGCCTACAGGATCTGGCAAATCCACCACCCTAGCTTCGATGATAAATCATATTAATGATACGCGACAGGGCCACATACTCACCATCGAAGATCCAGTTGAATTTATTCATCAACATAAGAAATGTACCGTTAATCAACGCGAGATTGGCACGGACACGAAATCGTTTGCGCGTGCTTTGAAGAGTGCCCTTCGGGAAGATCCCGATGTAATTTTAGTGGGTGAATTAAGAGATTTAGAAACTATTAGCCTCGCCCTTACCGCCGCGGAGACCGGTCACTTGGTCATGGCAACTCTGCACACTAATACGGCGATCAGCTCATTAAACAGATTGATCGACGTATTTCCTCCTCACCAACAAGTACAAGTTCGAGCCCAAATTTCTCTGTCTCTCGCCGGAGTCATGTGTCAATCCCTAATACCAAGCACCGCAGGTGGGCGCGTCATGGCCATGGAAATACTCATACCAAACAAAGCGATTAGAAATCTAATCCGCGAAGACAAGTTACATCAGATTTATTCCTCTATGCAAAGCGGGCAGGAGGATTCGGGTATGCAAACCATGAACCGAGCTCTGATGAGCCTCATAGAGAGGCGGTTGATTACCCTCGATCAAGCTCTCGAAACCTCGCCAGAGCCGGAAGAGCTAGAGGAAATGATTACAAAACGCGACCAAAGAGGGCTTGCTGTTCACTCAAAGAGTAAATTGATACCCAAAAAGGGGGCTTAA
- a CDS encoding type II secretion system F family protein has translation MAEFKYKAKDLRGRVKVGKIQAATAVQAKAQLTKMRMRPITVTAVKLDGPEDESQDFFSKIFFRDDKGKLQIQLGSGAPSDKELIVFTKQFSTMISSGVPLIQSIGVLASQQPSVMFGRALGKIRYAVENGATLSESLEAFPSIFDNLYVAMVRAGEASGNLDEILLKLTTYIEKAAKIRAQVKSAMFYPIMIVTVAITVISVLLVFVVPTFAKQYEDAGKELPWLTQQIVDLSDFLVADGVYLLIGLGTSIFLFRRYIKTENGRKWLDNKLLNAPGFGVLFRKLAVGRFCNTMSTMLTSGVNLLEALNICAASSGNKVIEKFVVSARTGVEQGRKLSEPLADGGLFPKMVISMIQIGEQTGALDDMLLKVSAFYEEEVDLAVKTLLSMIEPVMIAVIGGIVGVIVIAMYLPVFDAASLVG, from the coding sequence GTGGCTGAGTTTAAGTACAAAGCAAAAGACCTCCGTGGGCGGGTGAAGGTGGGTAAAATCCAGGCTGCCACAGCCGTCCAGGCAAAAGCGCAACTAACTAAAATGCGCATGCGCCCAATCACCGTCACGGCCGTAAAACTTGACGGTCCCGAGGACGAGTCTCAAGATTTTTTTTCAAAAATTTTCTTTCGAGACGACAAGGGCAAGCTGCAGATTCAGCTCGGAAGTGGCGCACCATCTGACAAAGAGCTTATTGTTTTCACAAAGCAGTTCTCGACAATGATTTCCAGCGGTGTACCACTCATTCAATCGATTGGTGTCTTAGCGTCCCAACAACCATCCGTGATGTTTGGTCGTGCCCTTGGAAAAATTCGCTACGCAGTCGAAAATGGTGCGACACTGAGTGAAAGTCTCGAGGCATTTCCCTCAATTTTTGATAATTTGTACGTGGCTATGGTACGTGCTGGAGAGGCAAGCGGCAATTTGGATGAGATCCTCTTGAAGCTAACCACCTATATAGAAAAAGCGGCAAAAATACGTGCTCAAGTCAAATCAGCAATGTTTTACCCAATCATGATCGTGACGGTAGCCATTACTGTCATTTCGGTGCTTTTGGTCTTTGTAGTTCCCACCTTTGCTAAGCAATATGAGGATGCCGGCAAGGAGCTACCTTGGTTGACGCAGCAAATTGTCGACCTGTCAGACTTTTTAGTAGCAGATGGGGTGTATCTGCTCATCGGCTTAGGCACTTCAATCTTTCTATTTCGCCGATATATTAAAACTGAGAACGGGCGTAAGTGGCTTGACAACAAACTGCTGAACGCCCCTGGATTTGGTGTGTTATTCCGTAAGCTAGCTGTTGGGCGATTTTGTAATACAATGTCGACTATGCTAACGTCTGGAGTAAATTTGCTCGAGGCCTTGAATATCTGTGCGGCATCTTCCGGCAACAAGGTTATCGAAAAATTCGTCGTTTCAGCGCGTACTGGTGTTGAGCAGGGCCGCAAACTTTCAGAGCCACTGGCAGATGGCGGACTTTTTCCCAAGATGGTTATCTCAATGATTCAGATTGGCGAACAAACTGGAGCATTGGATGACATGCTTCTAAAAGTTAGTGCGTTTTATGAGGAGGAAGTAGATCTAGCTGTGAAGACCCTACTCTCTATGATTGAGCCAGTGATGATAGCTGTCATCGGCGGAATTGTTGGCGTCATCGTGATCGCTATGTACCTGCCAGTATTCGATGCTGCAAGTCTGGTAGGTTAG
- the pilB gene encoding type IV-A pilus assembly ATPase PilB yields MPMKQGTIWSTMSNPLKTYLIEGSHLSDKDYIRAEQLAAKETITLMHAVEQLQLMPEAAVLDVFSRFYKIPKTKIEDMEIPQPIVALLPKDLAHKHRVLPIDRAGNNIIIATGDPRNQNAINAIRFSVGFFPKPVLASELRITEALTKYYGRKILDIEALNEAGDVQTRAQQKVERQDISNNEKGDGPIIKLVNQILIQCLVRRASDIHIEPYESYLRIRLRIDGVLHEIARPPISMKAPLISRIKIMSHLDIAETRLPQDGAINITIDGKPVDFRVSSLPTVYGEKTVMRILDKSNLQTDMTQLGFDHEELQKFKSSIHNPFGMVLVTGPTGSGKTTTLYSALAELNQESDNIMTAEDPVEYNLEGINQVQMKPDIGLNFASALRSFLRQDPDIIMVGEIRDLETAEISIKAALTGHMVLSTLHTNSATDTISRLLNMGVESFNLVSALTCVTAQRLMRKICEKCRVPDDSVNSTIMIELGIHPQYADKVKAYKGAGCPNCNGTGNKGRVAVHEVLKLNDPVRESILDNAPAMKIKKIAMANGMRTLRQSALNKMAQGIVDVHEIIKTTTSDSDDNQHAKKTTQQKGAA; encoded by the coding sequence ACTTATCTTATCGAGGGATCGCACCTCAGCGATAAGGATTATATTCGCGCGGAACAACTTGCAGCCAAAGAAACCATCACTCTCATGCACGCTGTGGAGCAGCTTCAGTTAATGCCTGAGGCCGCAGTGTTAGACGTTTTCTCACGATTTTATAAAATCCCTAAAACCAAAATCGAAGATATGGAAATTCCACAGCCGATCGTTGCCCTGTTACCGAAAGACCTGGCTCATAAGCATAGAGTTCTGCCTATCGACCGCGCTGGCAACAACATCATCATCGCTACAGGTGACCCAAGAAACCAGAACGCAATAAATGCCATAAGATTTTCTGTCGGTTTTTTTCCAAAACCTGTATTGGCGAGCGAGCTCCGTATCACCGAGGCTCTCACAAAATACTACGGTCGCAAAATTCTGGACATTGAGGCTTTAAACGAAGCGGGCGACGTCCAAACTAGAGCCCAGCAAAAAGTCGAACGCCAAGACATTTCAAATAACGAAAAAGGCGACGGACCCATCATTAAGCTTGTGAATCAAATCCTGATTCAATGCTTAGTTAGACGAGCGTCTGATATTCATATCGAACCGTATGAGTCCTATCTCAGGATTCGGCTACGGATTGACGGTGTTCTCCATGAGATCGCACGACCGCCCATTTCCATGAAAGCTCCGCTAATATCGCGGATAAAAATTATGTCCCATCTAGACATTGCGGAGACTAGGCTTCCCCAAGACGGGGCCATAAACATCACTATCGACGGCAAACCAGTAGACTTTCGGGTAAGCTCTTTGCCGACTGTTTATGGCGAAAAAACCGTTATGCGGATCCTGGATAAATCAAATCTCCAGACTGATATGACGCAACTAGGATTCGACCACGAAGAGCTTCAAAAGTTTAAATCATCCATTCATAACCCATTCGGGATGGTTTTAGTCACTGGGCCTACGGGTTCGGGTAAAACTACGACTCTATACTCAGCGTTAGCTGAACTAAATCAGGAGTCTGATAATATCATGACTGCCGAAGATCCAGTGGAATACAACTTGGAGGGTATCAACCAGGTTCAAATGAAACCAGATATAGGGTTAAATTTTGCCTCCGCACTCCGGTCTTTTCTCAGGCAGGATCCAGACATTATCATGGTGGGAGAGATCCGCGACCTAGAAACTGCCGAAATTTCGATCAAAGCTGCACTTACAGGGCATATGGTCCTATCGACGTTGCATACCAATAGCGCTACAGATACCATTTCACGTTTATTAAATATGGGCGTTGAATCGTTCAATTTAGTGTCGGCATTGACTTGTGTGACAGCTCAACGACTTATGCGAAAAATCTGTGAGAAATGCCGTGTTCCAGATGATAGCGTCAACTCTACGATAATGATCGAACTTGGTATCCACCCTCAGTACGCAGACAAGGTGAAAGCATACAAAGGGGCTGGTTGCCCTAATTGCAATGGCACTGGCAACAAAGGTCGCGTCGCAGTACATGAGGTGCTTAAACTCAATGATCCTGTTCGTGAATCAATCCTTGATAATGCACCTGCGATGAAAATCAAAAAGATTGCTATGGCAAATGGAATGCGAACACTCCGCCAATCCGCATTGAACAAAATGGCCCAGGGTATCGTCGATGTCCATGAGATCATCAAGACAACAACCTCTGACTCCGATGACAATCAACACGCTAAGAAAACGACGCAACAAAAGGGAGCAGCATGA
- a CDS encoding aldehyde dehydrogenase family protein gives MTSTNHKIDGTKAAFINGQWHNSNRTIESRSPANLDNILGVFGEADKTLIADAAAAARKAFKTWSRTPAPVRAGVIQNFGRLVESNKEALASIVTHEIGKPYKEALGSVQEVIDTANFFVSEGRRLYGQTVPSEMPNKELFTYRRPIGVFGCLTACNFPVAVPAWYFIPALVAGNTCVWKPSEDSLLTSYWFTELWAKAGLPSGVFNTVFGAGATTGAAFVDLIESGAFDKIGFTGSTTVGRRIGEVCGRSLQTPCLELGGKNPMIVCSDADLELAVNGALFSGFGTGGQRCTSLGNLILHEKIYDQFVTKLVSKVSQIKIGDPFDKDITYGPLISQRFLDNHLDHLSTLIESHHELPLGNGGHIGHGVTWQNFSGNAARGVYARPNIVLNVSMKDRIYATETFGPLFNVLKFREFDEAMAMANNHGYGLSSAIYTNEPRTIYQFKQDITAGMSSINNTTTGAEAHLPFGGNGKSGNGGRQSGIWVIDQFTKWHAVNWDMSGRLQLAQMDTAYVEPDLQFRIS, from the coding sequence ATGACATCTACCAACCATAAAATTGATGGAACCAAAGCTGCCTTCATCAATGGCCAATGGCACAATTCGAACCGCACTATTGAATCTCGAAGCCCCGCAAACCTCGATAATATTCTAGGTGTATTTGGAGAGGCCGACAAGACACTGATAGCTGATGCCGCGGCTGCGGCACGCAAGGCCTTTAAGACATGGTCACGCACCCCGGCTCCAGTCCGCGCAGGAGTGATACAGAATTTCGGTCGACTGGTCGAATCCAATAAGGAGGCTCTAGCTAGTATCGTCACACACGAGATTGGTAAACCCTATAAGGAGGCACTCGGGTCTGTCCAAGAGGTCATCGACACGGCTAACTTCTTCGTATCCGAGGGACGACGTTTGTACGGCCAGACTGTCCCGTCAGAGATGCCTAATAAAGAACTTTTTACTTATCGACGTCCGATTGGTGTATTTGGTTGTCTCACTGCGTGCAACTTCCCAGTGGCCGTGCCTGCATGGTATTTTATTCCAGCACTAGTTGCAGGCAATACCTGTGTTTGGAAGCCCAGTGAAGACTCACTTCTGACTAGCTATTGGTTCACTGAACTGTGGGCTAAGGCCGGGCTCCCTTCTGGAGTGTTCAACACGGTATTTGGCGCCGGTGCAACGACCGGAGCAGCCTTTGTTGATCTTATCGAAAGCGGTGCCTTTGATAAAATCGGATTCACAGGTTCCACGACGGTCGGACGGCGCATCGGAGAGGTTTGCGGGAGATCGCTACAAACACCTTGCCTTGAGCTAGGGGGAAAAAATCCCATGATTGTTTGCTCTGACGCGGACCTTGAGCTTGCCGTCAATGGCGCATTGTTCTCCGGCTTTGGTACTGGAGGCCAAAGATGCACATCCCTCGGTAATCTGATCTTGCATGAAAAAATTTATGATCAGTTTGTGACTAAGTTGGTGAGTAAAGTTAGTCAGATTAAAATAGGCGATCCCTTCGACAAGGACATAACGTATGGGCCACTCATTAGTCAGCGATTCCTCGACAATCACCTCGATCATCTATCTACCCTTATTGAAAGCCATCACGAGCTACCTCTTGGAAACGGAGGTCACATCGGTCACGGTGTGACCTGGCAAAACTTCAGCGGCAATGCTGCGCGCGGGGTATATGCAAGACCAAATATTGTGCTCAATGTATCGATGAAGGACAGGATTTACGCGACCGAGACCTTTGGTCCACTTTTTAATGTTCTCAAATTTCGAGAATTTGACGAAGCCATGGCCATGGCAAACAATCACGGTTACGGACTTTCGTCTGCAATTTACACAAACGAACCGCGGACTATCTATCAATTTAAGCAAGATATTACTGCTGGCATGTCGAGCATCAATAATACAACTACGGGTGCGGAAGCTCACTTGCCTTTCGGCGGTAACGGCAAAAGTGGCAACGGTGGACGCCAATCTGGGATTTGGGTAATTGATCAGTTTACTAAGTGGCATGCGGTCAACTGGGATATGTCCGGTCGCCTTCAACTTGCCCAAATGGATACCGCCTACGTGGAACCGGATCTCCAGTTCCGCATAAGTTGA